From Gemmatimonadaceae bacterium, the proteins below share one genomic window:
- a CDS encoding TonB-dependent receptor — protein sequence MRIRFVSRLLAVAAFLAAAGAADAQSGIVTGLVRDADSGQPLQGVQVQVMTGTTAVGSGATAADGRYRIANVPAGTYAVTARSVGYAQRRVEGVSVTSGQTTTLDISMSLSATVLNPVTTTGTRGAEPEKVLDSPNSISLVSSERIAERPAATVTDHLKGQPGLSISNGGIVQANIVSRGFNNAFSTSMLMLQDYRFAGVPSLRVNVPFLFTGTGEDIDRIEVLQGPASALYGPNSGNGVLHVITKSPFQSQGTSLTLDGGERSLFRVAGRHAGVFGNNKFGYKLSGEFFRANDFEYNDPNEPATYSATDTRIPTSRRGQAVARDFDLSKIGMEARLDWRPNEDTEAITTFGYSKIGNAIEITTTFGAAQAQNWSYTNFQQRFRHKKFFAQVFYNASNSGNADANDDNGTFYLRSGIPVVDKSTVLVGQVQQGLQLGSTKLTAGLDVISTTPQTEGTIMGRNEDDDGILETGAYLQVTQPLSEKFDFLGAVRADANSRIEGTQFSPRAAILYKATPTQNFRFTFNRAFGSPASFSMFLDQWSGQTANLGPAVNNPATGNTEVRIFGNPSKEGWQYNRSCTTGQASALGLCMRNNAYGAAPGAIAGSAVFPQLMGTLVAPGTPLALALAAGIPGLPAPQVANIAAGLGALVPTNTQAPLLLRNVLAGNAVTPFSSAVDLSPLGANFSNTWEIGYKGIIGDKMRLAIDYWYQIRPADPTTQVVNGDDVLFMDPAALGAYLGNPANGVVGPGGLLANNGVPLANHGAIVTGWVTQIAGIPAGTLDFANDLYDRSYLVFTYQNASGQVDVRGVDVGFDYLFNDMYSVEASYSNLSRNVFADATGASAANPLAANTPKHRATLTFRRVDEMKGMSMEVRGRYMDAFPVNSGVLNSYNIGTPTRYPAVPVNAFLDAGFSWRLPVAQNIRWSLNIQNLLNNEVQSFAGVAPVGRLATTRVQYTF from the coding sequence ATGCGCATTCGTTTCGTCAGCAGGTTGCTCGCGGTCGCCGCCTTCCTCGCCGCCGCCGGTGCCGCCGACGCACAGTCGGGCATTGTCACGGGTCTGGTGCGCGATGCCGACAGCGGCCAGCCGCTGCAAGGCGTCCAGGTGCAGGTGATGACGGGCACGACGGCCGTCGGCAGCGGGGCCACCGCAGCTGATGGCCGTTATCGCATCGCGAACGTTCCGGCGGGCACCTATGCCGTGACCGCGCGCAGCGTGGGCTACGCCCAGCGGCGCGTCGAGGGTGTCTCGGTGACATCCGGTCAGACGACGACCCTCGACATCTCGATGTCGCTGAGCGCGACGGTGCTGAACCCGGTGACGACGACCGGTACGCGCGGCGCCGAGCCCGAGAAGGTGTTGGACTCGCCGAACTCGATCTCGCTGGTGAGCTCGGAGCGCATCGCTGAGCGTCCGGCGGCGACGGTGACCGATCACCTCAAGGGCCAGCCGGGCCTGTCGATCTCGAACGGCGGCATCGTGCAGGCCAACATCGTCTCGCGTGGCTTCAACAACGCCTTCTCGACGTCGATGCTGATGCTGCAGGACTACCGCTTCGCCGGCGTGCCGTCGCTGCGCGTCAACGTGCCCTTCCTGTTCACGGGCACCGGCGAGGACATCGACCGCATCGAGGTGCTGCAGGGTCCGGCCTCGGCGCTCTACGGCCCGAACTCGGGCAACGGCGTGCTGCACGTGATCACGAAGTCGCCGTTCCAGAGCCAGGGGACGTCGCTGACGCTGGACGGCGGCGAGCGCTCGCTGTTCCGCGTCGCCGGCCGCCACGCGGGCGTGTTCGGCAACAACAAGTTCGGCTACAAGCTCTCGGGCGAGTTCTTCCGGGCGAATGACTTTGAGTACAACGACCCGAACGAGCCGGCGACGTACTCGGCGACGGACACGCGCATTCCGACCTCGCGCCGCGGCCAGGCCGTCGCGCGCGACTTCGACCTCTCGAAGATCGGCATGGAGGCGCGGCTCGACTGGCGCCCGAACGAGGACACCGAGGCCATCACGACCTTCGGTTATTCCAAGATCGGCAACGCCATCGAGATCACGACGACCTTTGGCGCCGCGCAGGCGCAGAACTGGAGCTACACCAACTTCCAGCAGCGCTTCCGCCACAAGAAGTTCTTCGCGCAGGTGTTCTACAACGCGTCGAACTCGGGCAACGCGGACGCCAATGACGACAATGGCACCTTCTACCTCCGCAGCGGCATCCCGGTGGTGGACAAGTCGACGGTCCTGGTCGGCCAGGTGCAGCAGGGCCTGCAGCTGGGCAGCACGAAGCTGACCGCCGGCCTCGACGTGATCAGCACCACGCCGCAGACGGAAGGCACGATCATGGGCCGCAACGAGGACGATGACGGCATCCTCGAGACCGGCGCCTACCTGCAGGTGACGCAGCCGCTGTCCGAGAAGTTCGACTTCCTCGGCGCGGTGCGTGCGGACGCCAACTCGCGCATCGAGGGCACGCAGTTCTCGCCGCGTGCGGCGATCCTCTACAAGGCGACGCCGACGCAGAACTTCCGCTTCACGTTCAACCGCGCGTTTGGCTCGCCGGCCTCGTTCTCGATGTTCCTCGACCAGTGGTCGGGCCAGACGGCCAACCTCGGACCGGCCGTCAACAACCCGGCCACGGGCAACACCGAGGTCCGCATCTTCGGCAACCCGTCCAAGGAAGGCTGGCAGTACAATCGCAGCTGCACGACGGGCCAGGCCAGCGCGCTCGGCCTCTGCATGCGCAACAACGCCTACGGTGCGGCGCCGGGCGCCATCGCCGGCTCGGCGGTCTTCCCGCAGCTGATGGGCACCCTTGTCGCGCCGGGCACGCCGCTGGCGCTGGCCTTGGCTGCTGGCATCCCGGGCCTTCCGGCGCCGCAGGTCGCCAACATCGCGGCCGGCCTTGGCGCGCTGGTGCCGACGAACACGCAGGCACCGCTGCTCCTCCGCAATGTCCTCGCCGGCAACGCGGTCACGCCGTTCAGCTCGGCGGTTGACCTCTCCCCGCTCGGCGCAAACTTCTCCAATACCTGGGAGATCGGCTACAAGGGCATCATCGGCGACAAGATGCGCCTGGCCATCGACTACTGGTACCAGATCCGTCCCGCCGATCCGACGACGCAGGTCGTCAACGGCGACGACGTCCTGTTCATGGACCCGGCGGCCCTCGGTGCCTACCTCGGCAACCCGGCCAACGGCGTTGTCGGCCCGGGTGGCCTGCTCGCCAACAACGGCGTGCCCCTCGCCAACCACGGCGCGATCGTGACGGGCTGGGTAACGCAGATCGCCGGCATCCCGGCCGGCACGTTGGACTTCGCCAACGACCTGTATGACCGCTCGTACCTGGTGTTCACGTACCAGAACGCGTCCGGCCAGGTGGACGTGCGCGGAGTGGACGTCGGCTTCGACTACCTGTTCAACGACATGTACAGCGTGGAGGCGTCGTACTCGAACCTCTCGCGCAACGTGTTCGCCGACGCGACGGGTGCCTCCGCGGCCAACCCGCTCGCAGCCAACACGCCGAAGCACCGCGCGACGCTGACGTTCCGGCGCGTGGATGAGATGAAGGGCATGAGCATGGAAGTCCGCGGCCGTTACATGGACGCCTTCCCGGTGAACTCGGGCGTGCTCAACTCCTACAACATCGGCACGCCGACGCGCTATCCGGCCGTGCCGGTGAACGCGTTCCTGGATGCCGGTTTCTCCTGGCGCCTGCCGGTGGCCCAGAACATCCGCTGGTCGCTGAACATCCAGAACCTGCTGAACAACGAGGTGCAGTCCTTCGCCGGCGTCGCGCCGGTGGGCCGCCTCGCCACGACGCGGGTGCAGTACACCTTCTGA